From Thermoanaerobaculia bacterium:
CGGCCCCGAGGGGCAGGAGCGGCTGAAGGCGTCGCGGGTCCTCTGCGTCGGAGCGGGCGGCCTGGGATCGCCGCTTCTCCTCTATCTCGCCGCCGCGGGAGTCGGAACGCTCGGCGTCGTCGACTTCGACGTCGTCGACGAGAGCAATCTCCAGCGACAGATCCTCCATGGATCCGGAGACGTCGGGAGGTCGAAGCTCGCATCGGCCGCCGCGCGGGTCGCCGACGTGAATCCGAACGTCCGCGTCGTCCCGTACGAGGCCCGGCTCTCGTCGGAAAACGCCCTCGACATCCTGCGCGATTTCGACGTGATCGCCGACGGAACCGACAACTTTCCGACGCGCTATCTGGTCAACGACGCCTGCGTCCTCCTCGGCAAGCCGAACGTGTACGCGTCGATCTTCCGCTTCGACGGGCAGGCGTCGGTGTTCTGGGCGAAGGAAGGGCCGTGCTATCGCTGCCTCTATCCCGAACCTCCTCCGCCCGGCGCGGTGCCCTCGTGCGCGGAGGGGGGAGTTCTCGGAGTTCTCCCGGGCCTGCTCGGCACGATCCAGGCGACCGAGACGCTGAAGCTCCTGCTCGGCGCCGGATCGCCGCTCGTCGGCCGGCTCCTTCTCGTCGACGCGCTCGGGATGCGTTTCCGGGAGGTCAGACTTCGCAAGGACCCGCAGTGCGCCGTCTGCGGGCCGAACCCGACCGTCACGCGCCTGATCGATTACGAGGACTTCTGCGGCGTCGCGCCCGTCCCGTCCGCGGAGGACGAGGACAGATCGATCACGCCGGCGAACCTGAAGCGGGAGATCGAGGGCGGAGCGGCGCCGGTGCTTCTCGACGTCCGCGAGCCGCGGGAGACGCGGATATTCGCGCTCCCCGGGGCCGTCGAAATTCCGCTGGGAACGCTTCCGCAGCAAGCGTACCGCCTCGATCGGGAGGGCGAGATCGTCGTCTACTGCAAGACGGGGATTCGGAGCGCGCGCGCGGTGCAGTTCCTGCTCGAATCGGGGTTTCGCCGCGTGCGGAACCTCGAGGGAGGGATCGACCGGTGGATCCGGGAAGTCGACCCCTCGGCGCCCCGCTATTGAGCTCCGCACTCCGGTAGAATCTCCGCATGTTGCAGAACGCTCGAAAGGATCGACGATGAGCCGAGTCCGCGTCCTGGTCGGCACCCGAAAAGGCGCCTTCATCCTCACTTCGGACGGAAAGCGCGACCGCTGGGACGTCGCCGGCCCGTTCTTCGCCGGCTGGGAGATCTACCACCTGAAGGGATCGCCCGCCGACCCGGACCGGATCTACGCGTCGCAGACCAGCGGCTGGTTCGGTCAGGTCATCCAGCGCTCGAGCGACGGCGGCAGGAGCTGGGAGACGCCGGGAGGCGGCGTCACGAAGAGTCCCGAGGGCATGCCGATGGGCGAGAGCAACCGGTTCGTCTACGACACCTCTCCGGAAACGGGGAAGCCGCTGACGACCCACCAGCACTATGACGGCACGCAGCGCCCCTGGGAGTTCAAGCGCGTCTGGCATCTCGAGCCGTCGCTGGACGATCCGGACACGGTGTACGCGGGAGTCGAAGACGCGGCGATCTTCCGTTCGACCGACGGCGGGCACTCCTGGCAGGAGCTCGCCGGGCTTCGCGGGCACGGCACCGGACCGCGGTGGCAGCCGGGGGCGGGAGGGATGTGCCTCCACACGATCCTCCTCGACCGCGCTCATCCCGGCCGGATCTTCACGGCGATCTCGGCCGCGGGAGCTTTTCGCAGCGACGACGGCGGGAACACGTGGAAGACGATCACGCGGGGACTGCGCTCGCAGTTCCTTCCCGATCCGGAGGCGGAGGTCGGCCACTGCGTCCATCGGATCGCGCAGCATCCGTCCCGGCCGAACGTCCTCTTCATGCAGAAGCACTGGGACGTGATGCGGTCCGACGACGCCGGCGATTCCTGGCGGGAAGTCAGCGGCAACCTTCCGACGGATTTCGGGTTCGTCGTCGACGTCCACACGCACGAGCCGGAGACGGTCTACGTCGTTCCGATCAAGAGCGACTCCGAGCACTTTCCGCTCGACGGCAAGCTTCGCGTCTACCGCAGCCGCGCCGGCGGGAACGAATGGGAGGCGCTCGCCAAAGGCCTTCCGGAGAAGGACTGCTACGTCAACGTGCTGCGCGACGCGATGTGCGTCGATTCGCTCGAGCCGTGCGGCGTCTACTTCGGAACGACCGGCGGGCAGGTCTACGGATCGTCCGATTCCGGCGACTCGTGGGCCCCGATCGTCCGCGATCTTCCGCCCGTGCT
This genomic window contains:
- a CDS encoding exo-alpha-sialidase is translated as MSRVRVLVGTRKGAFILTSDGKRDRWDVAGPFFAGWEIYHLKGSPADPDRIYASQTSGWFGQVIQRSSDGGRSWETPGGGVTKSPEGMPMGESNRFVYDTSPETGKPLTTHQHYDGTQRPWEFKRVWHLEPSLDDPDTVYAGVEDAAIFRSTDGGHSWQELAGLRGHGTGPRWQPGAGGMCLHTILLDRAHPGRIFTAISAAGAFRSDDGGNTWKTITRGLRSQFLPDPEAEVGHCVHRIAQHPSRPNVLFMQKHWDVMRSDDAGDSWREVSGNLPTDFGFVVDVHTHEPETVYVVPIKSDSEHFPLDGKLRVYRSRAGGNEWEALAKGLPEKDCYVNVLRDAMCVDSLEPCGVYFGTTGGQVYGSSDSGDSWAPIVRDLPPVLSVEVQSLP
- the moeB gene encoding molybdopterin-synthase adenylyltransferase MoeB gives rise to the protein MPDSFDADGLSGGLRARSAELTREELRRYARHLILPEVGPEGQERLKASRVLCVGAGGLGSPLLLYLAAAGVGTLGVVDFDVVDESNLQRQILHGSGDVGRSKLASAAARVADVNPNVRVVPYEARLSSENALDILRDFDVIADGTDNFPTRYLVNDACVLLGKPNVYASIFRFDGQASVFWAKEGPCYRCLYPEPPPPGAVPSCAEGGVLGVLPGLLGTIQATETLKLLLGAGSPLVGRLLLVDALGMRFREVRLRKDPQCAVCGPNPTVTRLIDYEDFCGVAPVPSAEDEDRSITPANLKREIEGGAAPVLLDVREPRETRIFALPGAVEIPLGTLPQQAYRLDREGEIVVYCKTGIRSARAVQFLLESGFRRVRNLEGGIDRWIREVDPSAPRY